A region from the Streptosporangium sp. NBC_01756 genome encodes:
- a CDS encoding histidine phosphatase family protein — MPSVIIAVRHGQSASNAAFDEAAATGAAVDPGEPDHGTPLSPLGRRQATELGRRLSAEGAPEVVRCSPYRRAVQTWELIAAELDVAPEFRLEARLRDREMGTLSGMNLTAIRERFPEEAEALVSRRYSYRAPEGESIPDVAGRVREVLANLHAECAGRRVLIVAHDAVVLMVKHVIEGVPLDSLDAFLPVRNASVSAWRGTRPEIFNDVGHLGSVTF; from the coding sequence ATGCCTTCTGTGATCATCGCGGTACGGCACGGCCAGAGCGCGTCCAACGCCGCCTTCGACGAGGCGGCGGCCACCGGGGCGGCCGTCGATCCGGGGGAGCCCGATCACGGCACGCCGCTCAGCCCGCTCGGCCGGCGGCAGGCCACCGAACTGGGGAGACGCCTGTCCGCCGAGGGGGCGCCCGAGGTGGTGCGGTGCTCTCCGTACCGGCGGGCCGTGCAGACCTGGGAGCTCATCGCGGCCGAGTTGGACGTGGCTCCGGAGTTCCGGCTGGAGGCGCGGCTGCGGGACCGGGAGATGGGCACCCTGTCGGGGATGAACCTGACGGCGATCAGGGAGCGGTTTCCCGAAGAGGCCGAGGCGCTGGTCTCCCGGCGGTACAGCTACCGGGCGCCGGAGGGGGAGAGCATCCCCGACGTCGCCGGCCGGGTGCGGGAGGTCCTCGCGAACCTGCACGCCGAGTGCGCCGGCCGGCGGGTGCTGATCGTCGCGCACGACGCGGTGGTGCTGATGGTCAAACACGTGATCGAGGGGGTTCCGCTGGACTCCCTGGACGCGTTCCTGCCGGTCCGCAACGCCTCGGTCTCTGCCTGGAGGGGCACTCGTCCGGAGATTTTCAACGATGTCGGCCATCTGGGAAGCGTGACGTTTTAG